The nucleotide sequence CAATGGTTTTTTCGTTGCCTACCTGCATATGCCGCCGATTATCGTCACCCTGGCGACCATGGGCATCGCCCGTGGTTTTGGCCTGATGTACACCGACGGTTATCCGGTCTCCGGGTTGCCCGAGTGGTTCGGCTTCTTTGGTCGCGAAAGCCTGTTCGGCCTCCAGGTGCCGATCCTGATCATGCTGGTGACCTACCTCGTGGCCTATGTGCTGCTGCAACACACCCGTATCGGCCGCTACATCTATGCTATTGGCGGTAACGAAGAAGCGGTGCGTTTGTCCGGCGTGCGGGCGGCGCGCTTCAAGTTGCTGGTGTATGGCATCAGTGGCTTGACCGCGGCGATTGCCGGCCTGGTGCTGACCTCGCGACTGATGAGCGGCCAACCCAACGCCGGGATCGGCTTCGAACTGGATGCAATTGCCGCCGTGGTGTTGGGCGGCGCCTCGATTGCCGGTGGGCGCGGGGTGATTGTCGGCACCTTGCTCGGCGCGATGCTGCTGGGCGTGTTGAACAACGGTTTGAACATGCTCGGGGTCTCGCCCTACGTCCAGAGTGTGATCAAGGGCGGGATTATTTTGCTGGCGATCTTTATCAGCCGTCAGCGCCACAAGTAAACCGGTTATTTCCACGCGGCCATACCGGTCGCGCCGGGTTCTCTCATGCTCAAAAAAGGTCAGCACACCATGCAAAAGCCTACACAAATGCAAGCCGTCGTCTGCCACGGCCCAAAAGACTATCGCCTGGAGCGCATCGGCAAACCCCAGGCCCGACCCAATGAACTGGTGATCCGCATTGCCGCTTGCGGGATTTGCGCCAGCGACTGTAAATGTCATTCGGGCGCGGCGATGTTCTGGGGCGGCGACAACCCATGGGTCAAGGCGCCGGTGGTGCCGGGGCATGAGTTCTTCGGCTATGTGGTGGAAGCGGGCGAGGGCGCCGAGGAGCACTTCGAGGTCAAGGTCGGCGACAAGGTGATCGCCGAACAGATCGTGCCCTGTGGCAAGTGCCGTTTCTGCAAGTCCGGCAAGTATTGGATGTGCGAAGTCCACAACATCTTCGGCTTCCAGCGCGAAGTGGCCGAAGGCGGGATGGCCCAGTACATGCGCATCCCCAGGACCGCCATCGTGCACAAGATTCCGGAGTCGGTGTCCCTCGAGGATTCGGCGCTGATCGAGCCGATGTCCTGCGCGATCCACACCGTCAACCGTGGCGATATCCAGCTCGATGACGTGCTGGTGATTGCCGGCGCCGGTACGTTGGGTCTGTGCATGGTTCAGGTAGCGGCGCTGAAAACCCCGAAGAAGCTGGTGGTCATCGACATGGTCGACGAGCGCTTGGAGTTGGCGAAAAAGTTTGGTGCCGACGTGGTGATCAACCCTTCCCGCGACAATGCCCGCGAGATCATCAACGGCCTCACCGATAACTACGGCTGCGACGTCTACATCGAGACCACCGGCGTGCCCGTCGGCGTGACGCAAGGCCTGGAGCTGATCCGCAAGCTGGGGCGCTTTGTCGAGTTCAGTGTGTTTGGCGCCGAGACCAGCGCCGACTGGTCGATCATCGGCGACCGCAAGGAACTCGACGTACGCGGTGCTCACCTGGGGCCGTATTGCTACCCGGTGGCCATCGACCTGTTCGAGCGCGGCCTGGTCACGTCCAAAGGCATTGTCACCCATGACTTCCCGCTGGATAACTGGGCCGAAGCGTTCGAACTGGCCAATTCGACGAAGTCGATCAAGGTGCTGTTGAAGCCGCTGCAACCCGCCCAGGAGTAGCCGCATGAAATACGTCATGGGCGTGGACATCGGCACGCAAAGCACCAAGGCGCTGCTGGTGGATGGCGCAGGGCGGATCATCGCCCAGCACAGCCAAAGCTATCGCGTGGATACGCCGAAAGTGCGCTGGGCCGAGCAATGGCCGCAGGTCTGGCTGGAGGCGGTCGAAAGCTGCGTCGTCCATTGCATGACCAAGGCCGGTGTCACCAGGGACACGGTGAAGGCGCTGTGCATCAGCAGTCTGTATGGCGGTTCGGGGATTGCCGTCGACGCCGCGATCAAACCGCTGCACCCATGTCTGATCTGGATGGACCGGCGCGCGGGCGAGCAGGTCGAGTGGGTGCGTGAACAGGTGGATTTGGAGCGTCTGTTTGAGGTCACCGGCAACTCGGTGGACAGCTATTACGGGTTTACCAAAATGCTCTGGCTCAAGCAGCACCGGCCCGACATCTGGGCCAATACGCGCTATTTGCTACCGCCCAATAGCTACCTCAACTATTGCCTGACCGGCGAGCTTGCGGTGGATCACAGCAGCGCCGGCAATATCGGCGGGGTTTATGACGTGGCGGCGCGCGGCTGGTCGAGCGAGATGCTGGAGGCGCTGCAGATCCCGTTGACGATGATGCCCGAGCGTCTGCTGTATTCGGGCGAAGTGGTCGGCGGTCTGCTGCCGGAATGGGCGCAGCGCCTGGGCTTGGCGACGGGGATGCCAATCCTCGCCGGTGGCGTCGATGCGGCCATGGCGACCCTGGCGGCCGGGGTCACGCAGCCGGGCAATCATGTGGCGATGATCGGCACCAGCATGTGCTGGGGCTATCTCAACCAACAGGTGGATGCGCGGCATGGTCTGGTGAGCATGCCCCATGTCTACAACGGTCATCAGGACCTGTACATCTTCGGCGGCGCGATTACCGCCGGCGCCTCGGTCAGTTGGTTTCGCGAACAGTTCTGCCAGGCCGAGGAGCAACAAGCCCGGCAGACCGGCGAGGACAGCCTGTGGTTGCTGGAGCAGAGCGCCGCGAAGATCCCGGCGGGCAGTGAAGGACTGTTGTTCCTGCCGTATTTGATGGGCGAGCGGAGCCCGGTGTGGGACGACCGCGCCAGTGGCAGTTTTGTCGGCCTGAACCTGTATCACAGCCGCATCCACTTGTATCGAGCAGTGTTGGAAGGCGTGAGTTTTGCCCTGCGGCACAACATCGAGGCGGGCACGCGGGGCGCGCGCTCCCTGGATCCACGGCTGATTGTGGTGGGCGGGGCGAGCCATTCGGATCTGTGGATGCAGATCATTGCCGATGTCACCCATTACCCGGTGTACACCATCGTCCAGGAGGTGGAAGCGGCGCTCGGAGCGGCCTTGTTGGCGGCGCATGCGGTGGGGTTGGTGGATCACGCGCAGATGGCAAAGGGCTGGGTGCAGTTGGCGTTGCGGGCTGAGCCAAAGGCGGAAAATGTACAGGCGTATGACCGCGCCTTTGCCAGCTATTTGCAGCTGTATCCGGCGTTGAAACCGCTGATGCATGGCTTGCAGGCGTGAGCGCCGGCGCGCCAACCCGATACATCCACGACTGATGCCCCAGGACCCGAAAAAACATGAACACCCCAACCTTTGACTTCACCCACCAGCGCATCCTCGTCACCGGCGCCACCAGCGGTATTGGTCGCGAGATTGCCCAGCAACTGATCGCCAGCGGCGCCGAAGTATTCGCTGTCGGCCGTGACGCCAACGCGCTGTCTGAACTGGGCTGCAAAACCCTGTGCCTGGACATCGCTGACAGTGTTGCGCTGGACCTCGCCCTCAAGGCGCTGCCACCGATGCATGGCCTGGTCAATTGCGCGGGTATTTCGCGTCTGGAACCGGCCGCCGCGATCAGCAGCGAAGCCTTCGACCAGGTGATGAACCTCAACGCCCGCGCCGCCGCCC is from Pseudomonas mucidolens and encodes:
- a CDS encoding alcohol dehydrogenase catalytic domain-containing protein; this translates as MQKPTQMQAVVCHGPKDYRLERIGKPQARPNELVIRIAACGICASDCKCHSGAAMFWGGDNPWVKAPVVPGHEFFGYVVEAGEGAEEHFEVKVGDKVIAEQIVPCGKCRFCKSGKYWMCEVHNIFGFQREVAEGGMAQYMRIPRTAIVHKIPESVSLEDSALIEPMSCAIHTVNRGDIQLDDVLVIAGAGTLGLCMVQVAALKTPKKLVVIDMVDERLELAKKFGADVVINPSRDNAREIINGLTDNYGCDVYIETTGVPVGVTQGLELIRKLGRFVEFSVFGAETSADWSIIGDRKELDVRGAHLGPYCYPVAIDLFERGLVTSKGIVTHDFPLDNWAEAFELANSTKSIKVLLKPLQPAQE
- a CDS encoding FGGY-family carbohydrate kinase — protein: MKYVMGVDIGTQSTKALLVDGAGRIIAQHSQSYRVDTPKVRWAEQWPQVWLEAVESCVVHCMTKAGVTRDTVKALCISSLYGGSGIAVDAAIKPLHPCLIWMDRRAGEQVEWVREQVDLERLFEVTGNSVDSYYGFTKMLWLKQHRPDIWANTRYLLPPNSYLNYCLTGELAVDHSSAGNIGGVYDVAARGWSSEMLEALQIPLTMMPERLLYSGEVVGGLLPEWAQRLGLATGMPILAGGVDAAMATLAAGVTQPGNHVAMIGTSMCWGYLNQQVDARHGLVSMPHVYNGHQDLYIFGGAITAGASVSWFREQFCQAEEQQARQTGEDSLWLLEQSAAKIPAGSEGLLFLPYLMGERSPVWDDRASGSFVGLNLYHSRIHLYRAVLEGVSFALRHNIEAGTRGARSLDPRLIVVGGASHSDLWMQIIADVTHYPVYTIVQEVEAALGAALLAAHAVGLVDHAQMAKGWVQLALRAEPKAENVQAYDRAFASYLQLYPALKPLMHGLQA
- a CDS encoding ABC transporter permease, which produces MQQGAPVNPSINAVDTRRLRLSLARLVRSPAFYPFVGLLVVTLVMIFASDNFLTASNLSNIARQVSINAIIAVGMTCVILTGGIDLSVGPVMALSGTLTAGLMVAGLPPGLAIGAGMLIGVAFGIGNGFFVAYLHMPPIIVTLATMGIARGFGLMYTDGYPVSGLPEWFGFFGRESLFGLQVPILIMLVTYLVAYVLLQHTRIGRYIYAIGGNEEAVRLSGVRAARFKLLVYGISGLTAAIAGLVLTSRLMSGQPNAGIGFELDAIAAVVLGGASIAGGRGVIVGTLLGAMLLGVLNNGLNMLGVSPYVQSVIKGGIILLAIFISRQRHK